The Geminocystis sp. NIES-3708 genomic sequence AACTACACAGAAATTTTGTACTTTTTGGAAGAATTTAAAGAATTGATAACTCTCAAATGCTTCCGTAATTTCACTAAAAACTAAATGGGTTTCGTGGAGAATATACTTATCTAATTCAGGTAAATTTTCATAACTAACTACATCTTTTTTAGGATCAAAATCGTGCAAATTACCAATTAAAAAACGGGCAGTATTACGAATTTTACGGTAAACGTCTGCAAGTTGTTTGATGATATTATCACCGATGCGCACATCTCCAGAATAGTCCGTAGAAGACACCCATAAACGCAACACATCAGCACCATAGGGCGGTTGTTGTTTCTGATTTTTGCCACCATTGATGATAAGATTCGGATCAACAACGTTACCCAATGATTTACTCATCTTCGTACCCTTTTCATCCAAGACGAAACCATGAGTCAACACGGTTTTATAAGGAGCGATGCCGTTAACTGCTACACTGGTTAGTAAGCTCGACTGAAACCATCCCCGATGTTGATCAGAACCTTCCAAATACAAGTCCACAGGGTATTTTAACTCCTCTCGTTGATTGGCAACCGCCGCCCAAGATGAACCAGAGTCGAACCATACATCCATCGTATCCATACCTTTACGGTAGGTTTTGCCGTTGTTACGATAACTTTCGGGCAATAATTCCTCTACCGACAACTCCCACCAAGCATCAGAGCCTTTTTCTCTGATAATATCTCTAACGTGGTTAATCGTCTTCTCATTCAATAATGGTTCGTTTGTTTCCTCATCGTAAAATACAGGAATCGGTAAACCCCAACTGCGTTGACGAGAAATACACCAGTCACTTCGATCGCCCACCATCGGAGTAATACGATTTTCTCCTTGAGAGGGAATCCATTTAACCTCTTTAATTGCCTTTAATGCCAAGTCACGGAAACCATCAACGGAGGCGAACCACTGCTCTGTAGCACGAAAAATTGTCGGTTTTTTAGTACGCCAATCGTAAGGATATTTATGGGCGTAGGCTTCTTCCTTCCATAAACTACCTTTTGCGGTTAAAGCGTCAATAATCGCCTGATTTGCGTCTTTTAATACGTTTAACCCTTGAAATTCTCCTACTTCTTCCGTAAAGTTACCTTTATCGTCTACTGGAGAGAGAATAGGCAAGTGATACTTTTGTCCTGTGATATAGTCTTCTAAACCATGTCCGGGGGCAGTATGTACTAAACCTGTACCAGATTCGGTGGTTATATAATCACCGCCGATGATAATAGGGCTTTCTCTGTCAAAGAGGGGATGCTTATAGGTGGATAATTCTAAGTCTGCACCTTTGATAACGGTTTTGACGACTAACACAAAATCGAGGGTATTCTTTAAACTTTCGACTAAGTCTTTGGCAACGATGAGAAATCTTGGTGGGCAATAAGTTTCTTTCTCTGAGGGGGGAATTTCAAACTCTCCCTCAAAATCGGGGGAAATAACAAATTCAGTGCCTCCTTGTCCCGGAATATTAGGAAAGATTACTTCTACCACTGCGTAGTCTAAATTACCATTGACAGCAACTGCAAGATTACCCGGAATTGTCCAAGGGGTTGTTGTCCAGATAGCTACTTCAAGATTAGGCATAAATTCTGCTAAAGATTGAGACTTTTCGCCTAACTTCGTTACCTTAAAACTAGCATAGATACTGCGAGAAGTATGCCCTTCAGGATATTCTAATTCGGCTTCGGCTAAAGCGGTTTGTGAACTTGGACTCCAATGAACAGGTTTTAAGCCTCTATAAATATAGCCATTTAATGCCATTTTGCCAAATACTTCAATTTGGGCGGCTTCGTATTCAGGTAATAAAGTTAAATAAGGTTTTTCCCAATCCCCCCAAATACCGTATCTTTGAAATCCTTCGGATTGTTCTTGTTGTGTTTTGAGAGCGAAATCATGAGCTTTGTGACGCAGGGTAATGGGGGTTAAGGCTTCTCTTTCTTTACTGGATAAACTCTGTAATACTTTAAGCTCGATCGGCAATCCGTGACAATCCCAACCTGGAACATATCGAACTTTATGACCTTGTAATAATTTATATTTATTAATAATATCTTTAAGAACTTTGTTTAAGGCATGACCCATGTGTAAGCTACCATTAGCGTAGGGTGGCCCATCGTGAAGGATAAAAAGATCTTTAGGATTATTTTGACCTAATTTCTCATAAACCTGCTCTTCTGTCCAAAATTCCTGTAATTCTGGCTCTTTTTTGACGGCATTGGCTCTCATGTTAAAGCCTGTTTTTGGTAAATTTACTGTATCTTTATAGTTTTTCGGTTCAGTCACAACGGTATCCTTAAAGTTAATATAAAATTTCTCTTTCTGTGATTGTATCGTGAACAGGGGTTATCATTGAGATGGAATTATACTTAGTTGATTTCAAATTAGGATAAAATAACCAAACTTTTACAAAAAGTAGTTAAAAAAATTAAACAGTTAAACTACGAATTACAAAATTTTGACCTTATGTAATTGATTAACAAACTAGGAAAATAATGAAAATTAGTAATCATTTATTTCTTACAAAATTCATTTAGATTTCAAGAATAGTGAAAAAACTGAGATTAGTTCTGGCAAAAACAGTCAGAGGCAACAGAAAAGAGTAATACATGGATGTAAAGATATAAAAGTTTAGAGACAAATTTTAACAGAACATTATTTCATTTAAAACATAAGACTAATCTTTGCTTTATCTCTTTTTTGTCATTTTTCGATATATAGCAGTTTTCATAATTATGAGGTATAGTAACAGCAATGAGTGAATCAGCTATGTATGTCGAACTGTGTTACTTGTTCCATTGCCGTTGCAATCCCCTCTACCAGATCATTATAATTTCTTGGTTTTAGTTTTCTGA encodes the following:
- the ileS gene encoding isoleucine--tRNA ligase; translation: MTEPKNYKDTVNLPKTGFNMRANAVKKEPELQEFWTEEQVYEKLGQNNPKDLFILHDGPPYANGSLHMGHALNKVLKDIINKYKLLQGHKVRYVPGWDCHGLPIELKVLQSLSSKEREALTPITLRHKAHDFALKTQQEQSEGFQRYGIWGDWEKPYLTLLPEYEAAQIEVFGKMALNGYIYRGLKPVHWSPSSQTALAEAELEYPEGHTSRSIYASFKVTKLGEKSQSLAEFMPNLEVAIWTTTPWTIPGNLAVAVNGNLDYAVVEVIFPNIPGQGGTEFVISPDFEGEFEIPPSEKETYCPPRFLIVAKDLVESLKNTLDFVLVVKTVIKGADLELSTYKHPLFDRESPIIIGGDYITTESGTGLVHTAPGHGLEDYITGQKYHLPILSPVDDKGNFTEEVGEFQGLNVLKDANQAIIDALTAKGSLWKEEAYAHKYPYDWRTKKPTIFRATEQWFASVDGFRDLALKAIKEVKWIPSQGENRITPMVGDRSDWCISRQRSWGLPIPVFYDEETNEPLLNEKTINHVRDIIREKGSDAWWELSVEELLPESYRNNGKTYRKGMDTMDVWFDSGSSWAAVANQREELKYPVDLYLEGSDQHRGWFQSSLLTSVAVNGIAPYKTVLTHGFVLDEKGTKMSKSLGNVVDPNLIINGGKNQKQQPPYGADVLRLWVSSTDYSGDVRIGDNIIKQLADVYRKIRNTARFLIGNLHDFDPKKDVVSYENLPELDKYILHETHLVFSEITEAFESYQFFKFFQKVQNFCVVDLSNFYLDIAKDRLYISDPNSPRRRSCQTVMAIILENLARAIAPVLCHMAEDIWQNLPYEKPCNSVFENGWVKLEPEWVKSPEFAQKWAELRKIRTGVNKVLDDARNQKSIGASLEAKVLMYDTTGKLMETLTSLNPSQGVNDANRVDELRYLLLVSQVELVSDESALSVSQYLGDIQLEETTLKVAVVNADGHKCERCWNYSTTVGTFSDEPLICDRCKEALTGNF